Below is a window of Candidatus Dormiibacterota bacterium DNA.
GTCTCACCGGGGACGTACCGGGAGTCGCTGTCGGGAAGGTGGACGGTCATCACGCACGGGGTCTGGAACTCGCGCGAGAGGATGCCCAGGTGGGACTCCGGCGCGCCCGACATGGTGATCACGCCGATGGCACCCATGCTCAGGGCCGGCGCCAGGAACGTCGTGGTGCCGCCGCGCACCAGGAGGATGTGCTGCTTCAGCTTCCCGGACTGGATGAGTCCGATGACGTCCTGGGGGGAGCCGAGGTACTTGACCACGCCACTCGGCCGTTTGTCGGTCTCGAACACGTTGTATCCCTGTGCCAGGACCTGGGCTGTCTCCAACATGGGCCACCTCCAACTCGTGGTTCTCCCGCGGTTCGGGACCGGTCAGCGAGAAGCGATGTTCGCGGAGCCGGGCCGGAGCGTCCATCTGCGTCCCGGACAGAGATGGGCACGATCCGTTGTCCGGCGCGGACAAGTCGTCACCGGGCGGCGCCCAGGGCGCTCCGGCCGCCGGGGTGGGCCAGGTCGGACAGCGTCTGCACGCCGAAGAAGTCCTGGATCTCGCCGTGACCGGTGAGCCCCCGGCACTCCCAGCGGGCGAGGACGTTGTAGCCGACCACGTTGGGCCAGGCGTTCCAGGGGAAGGCGGTCATCGCCCGTCCGCGCAGCTCCCAGGTGCGGTCGCGGCTGTCGACCAGGCGCAGCGAGACGTCCTCGGGGTAGCGGCCGCGGCGCCGGGTGCGCCCGCTGCCCGCCTTGAGGCCGAGGACCTCGCCGTCCTCGAGCACGTAGCCGTGGGTGAGGCGGAGCTCCTCGGCGCCGGTCGCGGCGTCGAAGTCGAAGATGGCGTGCATCGCCAGTTGCGGGGAGAAGTGGGCGTGCAGCCAGCTCATGGTGTGGGCGTGGCGCTCGCCGCGCGGTCCCCAGCTGTGGTCCATG
It encodes the following:
- a CDS encoding PEP-utilizing enzyme codes for the protein MFETDKRPSGVVKYLGSPQDVIGLIQSGKLKQHILLVRGGTTTFLAPALSMGAIGVITMSGAPESHLGILSREFQTPCVMTVHLPDSDSRYVPGETDDSHFEAIRERLEGKNVVLACDDADTGKVLLSD